The sequence GAAACATACACATTAATTTAAACTAATATAGTTTACCTTGAATTTCAAAAAATTCAAGTTATAAAGTTTTATATTTTAGCAATTTTTGAAAAGCAGCAACAGTTAAAATTTTGAAACCAATATATTCATAATCACCTTCAATTTGTAAATAACTCAAATGAATTTTTTCTTCTTTTTGATCCAAGTTCAACGAATAAATTGAACAATTTTTTTCATTATATGTAAATTCAAATCCCTCGTATTGAGATAATTTTTCTTCTTGTAATTCTTCAATTTTTGAAAAATTATGATTTATAGATTGCTTTGTAGAAAAAATTTTATATTTAAAAATAAATCCTACAACTGAAGGACGACCCTTTCCATTTTTTTTGTATTTTTTTTCAACTTTTAAATAATATTTTTTTTCTAATTCTTTCAGTATTGGCTTTATTATTCTTTTATCAATATCATTTATGTTATAGGTTTCAGGTATGTTTAATTGATGCTTGAAGTCTTCTAGTGAAACATCCCATTTACCTGTATTAAACTGTTTAATTCTTCTAAAAAATTCTTTAGTGTAACTTGATTTAAAATCTACAAATTCTTCCAGTTCAAATTTAGTAAAATTCTTAGCTATTTCATTTAATACCCATCTAAATTCAGTATTTAATCCTATTTGTATAATTTGTTTTTCTA comes from Streptobacillus felis and encodes:
- a CDS encoding replication initiation protein; the protein is MANEVVQYNNDFNQIGLRNFNSTELDILMAIFARMKNKELEILEFDFDYLKKLTKWKDNTASSFHKALENVYDKLISIRFKIGNKRKFTKFVLFTKYTIDIEKQIIQIGLNTEFRWVLNEIAKNFTKFELEEFVDFKSSYTKEFFRRIKQFNTGKWDVSLEDFKHQLNIPETYNINDIDKRIIKPILKELEKKYYLKVEKKYKKNGKGRPSVVGFIFKYKIFSTKQSINHNFSKIEELQEEKLSQYEGFEFTYNEKNCSIYSLNLDQKEEKIHLSYLQIEGDYEYIGFKILTVAAFQKLLKYKTL